One Opitutaceae bacterium DNA segment encodes these proteins:
- a CDS encoding efflux RND transporter permease subunit → MNLSRPFIRRPVASCLLAVALVLMGLLAYGLLPIAPLPEVDFPTIRVSASLPGASPETMASAVATPLERAFGSIAGVTNIYSWSNQGATSIMLQFAFDRDTNAAARDVQAAINAARSQLPSGMPGNPSYKKINPSQAPIMALALSSPNLAPGVLYDAASTIIAQKLSQIQGVGEVTVGGSSLPAVRVQLNPNALAHYGIALDEVRTAISEANSLKPRGSIDAGDRTWQVQTNDQLRRAEQYLPLIIRYRDGAPVRLGDVATVTDSVEDRYSSGFYNDRPAVLLMISRQPGANIISTINEIYSELPSLRALLPADAELAVVMDRSPGIRATLREAKWTLFISGSLVVLVVLLFLGNARSALIPSLAIPVSLIGTFAVMYLYGFSLNNLSLMALIVAAGLVVDDAIVVLENISRHIERGLSPFRAALKGSSEVGFTLLAMNLSLVVVFVSILFMGGLVERLFREFSITLAAAITVSLAISLTLTPSLCARWLKPRSAMSEGRLSRISTWFFDHLRGIYARSLSWVIQHSTLTLITLIGTIALTITLYVRIPKGFLPQQDTGQISGFVRGDDGFSFQVMQPKIEAYRRLLLADPAVQDVIGTSGGSGGLSNSRIMIRLKPLVERKVSATDVINRIRTKTPPIPGGMLWLSVSQDIDMPRTSDSGSYEFVLLASELSDLRKWWPKVSEALREIPELVDVDGPSDKGTKQVRLHIDREAARRLGVDMRMVTQVLNSSFSQRQIATLYDALNQYRVVMELEPRYTQDPITLDQIQVIARDGSRVPLSAFARYDFALIDDRVRHTSQFASINIGFSLAEGVSLDQALKAIDRALAGIMLPTEIQGRLGGNAQSFQKSLQDQPFLILGVVVAVYLVLGILYESLLHPITILSTLPSAGLGALLALRITGTEFTLIALLGLFLLVGIVMKNAILMIDVALEAERHGGLSPRSAIYQAAVMRFRPILMTNMAALLGSLPLILATGEGVEMRRPLGLAIAGGLAVSQLLTLYSVPVVYLWLERLRKRPKPEAIHQTAAPGSKATIPAHG, encoded by the coding sequence ATGAATCTCTCCCGCCCATTCATCCGACGACCCGTTGCGAGCTGCCTGCTCGCGGTTGCGCTCGTGCTGATGGGCCTGCTGGCGTATGGACTGCTGCCGATCGCACCCCTGCCAGAGGTGGACTTCCCCACCATCCGTGTGAGCGCGTCACTCCCCGGCGCCAGCCCGGAAACAATGGCATCGGCCGTCGCGACACCGCTTGAACGCGCGTTCGGCAGCATTGCCGGTGTGACCAACATCTACTCGTGGAGCAACCAGGGCGCCACCAGCATCATGCTGCAGTTTGCGTTTGACCGTGACACCAACGCCGCTGCGCGCGATGTGCAGGCTGCAATCAATGCCGCCAGGAGCCAGCTGCCGTCGGGCATGCCGGGCAATCCAAGTTACAAGAAAATCAATCCCTCCCAGGCGCCGATCATGGCGCTGGCGCTGAGCTCCCCCAACCTGGCTCCCGGAGTCCTTTACGACGCCGCATCCACGATCATCGCGCAAAAGCTGTCGCAGATCCAGGGGGTGGGTGAGGTGACGGTCGGGGGAAGTTCGCTGCCAGCCGTCAGGGTGCAGTTGAATCCCAATGCACTGGCCCACTACGGCATAGCTCTTGACGAGGTGCGCACAGCGATCAGCGAGGCCAATTCCCTCAAGCCGCGCGGCTCGATCGACGCCGGAGACCGCACCTGGCAGGTGCAGACCAACGATCAACTCCGCCGCGCGGAGCAATACCTGCCTCTGATCATCCGGTACCGCGATGGCGCACCGGTGAGGCTCGGCGACGTGGCCACTGTGACTGACTCGGTCGAGGATCGCTACAGCAGCGGATTCTACAACGATCGCCCGGCGGTGCTGCTCATGATCAGCCGCCAGCCTGGTGCCAACATCATCTCGACCATAAACGAGATCTATTCCGAGCTCCCGTCCCTGCGTGCGCTTCTTCCGGCGGACGCCGAGCTCGCCGTCGTGATGGATCGATCGCCGGGAATTCGGGCGACCCTGCGGGAGGCGAAATGGACGCTGTTCATTTCCGGCTCGCTCGTCGTGCTTGTCGTGCTCCTTTTCCTGGGAAACGCGCGTTCGGCGCTCATCCCCAGCCTGGCCATACCCGTGTCCCTGATCGGCACGTTCGCGGTCATGTATCTGTACGGGTTTTCGCTGAACAACCTGTCGTTGATGGCATTGATCGTGGCCGCCGGTCTCGTGGTGGACGATGCCATCGTCGTCCTTGAGAACATCTCGCGCCATATCGAACGCGGACTCTCCCCCTTCCGCGCCGCGCTCAAGGGATCCAGCGAGGTCGGCTTCACGCTGCTCGCGATGAACCTCTCGCTGGTCGTGGTTTTCGTTTCCATCCTTTTCATGGGGGGGCTCGTCGAGCGGCTGTTTCGCGAATTCTCCATCACGCTGGCGGCCGCCATCACTGTCTCCCTCGCCATCTCGCTCACGCTCACCCCCAGCCTCTGCGCGCGGTGGCTGAAGCCGCGGTCGGCGATGTCGGAGGGCCGGCTTTCACGGATCAGCACCTGGTTCTTCGACCACCTGCGCGGCATCTATGCGCGGTCCCTCTCGTGGGTCATTCAGCACTCGACACTCACGCTCATTACCCTGATCGGAACGATCGCGCTCACCATCACGCTCTATGTTCGCATTCCCAAGGGATTCCTGCCCCAGCAGGATACCGGACAGATCTCGGGTTTCGTTCGCGGTGACGACGGCTTTTCCTTCCAGGTCATGCAGCCAAAGATCGAGGCTTACCGCAGACTGCTGCTGGCCGATCCCGCAGTCCAGGATGTCATCGGCACGAGCGGCGGATCCGGGGGGCTAAGCAACTCCCGGATCATGATCCGCCTCAAACCTCTCGTGGAGCGCAAGGTTTCAGCCACCGATGTGATCAACCGCATTCGGACGAAAACGCCCCCAATACCCGGCGGCATGCTGTGGCTCAGCGTGTCCCAGGACATCGACATGCCCCGCACCTCCGACTCCGGATCCTATGAGTTTGTTCTTCTGGCGAGCGAGCTTTCGGATCTGCGCAAATGGTGGCCCAAAGTGTCCGAGGCTCTGCGCGAAATCCCGGAACTCGTCGATGTCGACGGCCCATCCGACAAGGGAACCAAGCAGGTCCGCCTTCACATCGATCGCGAGGCCGCGCGCAGGCTCGGCGTGGACATGCGCATGGTGACGCAGGTCCTGAACAGCTCGTTCAGCCAGCGCCAGATCGCCACGCTGTACGACGCGCTCAACCAGTATCGTGTCGTGATGGAACTCGAGCCCCGGTACACGCAGGATCCGATCACACTCGACCAGATTCAGGTCATTGCGCGCGACGGCTCGCGCGTGCCGCTATCCGCCTTTGCACGCTATGATTTCGCATTGATCGACGACCGCGTGCGGCACACGAGCCAATTCGCATCGATCAACATCGGATTCTCCCTCGCCGAGGGCGTCTCGCTCGACCAGGCCCTCAAGGCCATCGACCGCGCCCTCGCCGGAATAATGCTGCCCACGGAAATCCAGGGGCGCCTCGGCGGCAACGCGCAGAGCTTTCAGAAGAGCCTTCAGGATCAGCCTTTTCTCATACTGGGCGTTGTCGTGGCCGTGTATCTGGTCCTGGGCATTCTCTACGAGAGCCTGCTTCATCCCATCACCATACTCTCGACGCTTCCCTCCGCGGGTCTTGGAGCCCTGCTCGCGCTGAGAATCACCGGGACCGAATTCACCCTCATCGCGCTGCTCGGATTGTTCCTTCTTGTCGGAATCGTGATGAAGAACGCAATCCTCATGATCGATGTCGCACTCGAAGCGGAACGACATGGCGGGCTCTCCCCGCGTTCCGCGATCTATCAGGCCGCCGTCATGCGATTCCGTCCAATCCTGATGACCAACATGGCAGCGCTTCTGGGATCATTGCCCTTGATCCTTGCAACCGGCGAAGGCGTTGAAATGCGACGCCCCCTCGGCCTCGCGATTGCCGGTGGACTCGCCGTCAGCCAGCTTCTCACGCTCTACTCCGTCCCTGTTGTCTACCTCTGGCTCGAACGTCTGCGCAAACGTCCGAAACCCGAGGCAATTCACCAGACCGCCGCACCCGGCTCAAAGGCGACCATTCCTGCCCACGGATAG
- a CDS encoding MdtB/MuxB family multidrug efflux RND transporter permease subunit, translating into MNPSRTFILRPIATTLLMVALLLSGVMAYRLLPIAALPEVDYPTIQVFTFYPGASPRVVASSITAPLERRFGQIPGLNQMSSASSGGASVITLQFSLEIPMGVAEQEVQAAINAADNLLPNDMPAPPIYRKVNPADTPILTLAVTSQSLPLPEVHDLVDTRVAQKLAQIPGVGMVSLAGGQRPAVRVQVNPAALAAHKLNFADVRAAINAASVNQPKGSFDGPTRNILMDANDQLRSVEEYRNLIIAWQNGAALRLGDVARIVNASEDRRLAAWANDLPAVLVNVQRQPGANVIEVVDRVQALLPQLSSSLPAAVEMSVLTDRTQSIRASVRDVQHELMFAVGLVVLVTFLFLRNFAATIIPSIAVPLSLIGTFGVMYLAGYSLNILTLMALTIATGFVVDDAIVMLENIARYREQGASPIEAALKGASQIGFTLVSLTISLIAVLIPLLFMGDVVGRLFHEFAITLAVSILISLVISLTLTPMMCARLLPQSTSHDTPGFLDRVIARYGTWLDWVLHHQGATLLLTLGTLILTALLYLAVPKGFFPVQDNAAIQAVTEAPQSISFSAMSERQQQLAAVILKDPAVVSLSSFIGVDGTNATLNSGRMLINLKPHNERSESASDVIERLREKARAVSGITLYMQPVQELTIEDRVSRTQFQFTLTSPDQSLLDEWVPRMISRLQELPQLADVASDLQQQGLQAYVEIDRDAASRLGISIARIDDALYSAFGQRQISTLFTQTSQYRVVLEMDPALVHGPASLGNIYVDSASGQPVPLSSITRVTERPTALLINHVGQFPAVTVSFNLGRNASLGEAVSAIEKASTELALPASIEMRFQGSAHAFRASLSSTLWLVLAAVVTMYIVLGILYESSIHPVTILSTLPSATVGALLALKLTGRPLDMIAIIGIILLIGLVKKNGIMMIDFALEAERKQGLSPRDAIHQAALLRFRPILMTTLAALFGALPLMLATGSGAELRQPLGLAMVGGLLVSQVLTLFTTPVVYLFFDRLTVQGRRSREHARAAQAAEAGLHTAAH; encoded by the coding sequence ATGAATCCGTCGCGCACGTTTATTCTGCGACCCATAGCCACCACGCTGCTGATGGTGGCCCTGCTGCTTTCGGGCGTCATGGCCTACCGGCTGCTGCCGATCGCGGCGCTTCCGGAGGTGGATTATCCCACCATCCAGGTCTTCACCTTCTATCCGGGCGCCAGCCCGCGGGTCGTGGCGAGTTCGATCACGGCGCCTCTCGAGCGGCGTTTTGGCCAGATCCCCGGCTTGAATCAGATGTCCTCGGCCAGTTCGGGAGGAGCCTCGGTGATCACACTCCAGTTCTCCCTGGAAATTCCGATGGGCGTTGCCGAACAGGAAGTGCAGGCTGCCATCAATGCGGCTGACAATCTGCTTCCCAATGACATGCCGGCCCCGCCGATTTATCGAAAGGTCAATCCCGCGGACACGCCCATCCTGACACTGGCGGTGACGTCACAAAGCCTTCCGCTGCCCGAGGTGCACGATCTGGTCGACACTCGCGTTGCCCAGAAACTCGCCCAGATTCCCGGCGTCGGCATGGTGAGCCTCGCCGGCGGCCAGCGCCCGGCGGTCCGGGTGCAGGTCAATCCCGCCGCGCTCGCCGCCCACAAGCTGAACTTCGCCGACGTGCGTGCGGCGATCAATGCCGCGAGCGTCAACCAGCCCAAGGGCAGCTTCGACGGCCCCACGCGCAACATCCTGATGGATGCGAACGACCAGCTTCGCTCCGTCGAGGAGTACCGCAATCTCATCATCGCCTGGCAGAACGGCGCGGCCCTCCGGCTCGGCGATGTCGCCCGAATCGTGAATGCATCCGAGGACCGACGCCTCGCCGCATGGGCGAACGACCTTCCCGCCGTGCTTGTCAACGTCCAGCGGCAGCCCGGAGCCAATGTCATCGAGGTGGTGGACCGCGTGCAGGCCCTGCTCCCCCAGCTTTCAAGCAGCCTTCCCGCCGCCGTTGAGATGTCGGTCCTCACCGACCGCACGCAAAGCATCCGCGCCTCCGTGCGCGACGTGCAGCATGAGCTGATGTTCGCCGTGGGCCTCGTGGTGCTCGTGACGTTCCTTTTTCTCCGCAATTTCGCGGCCACCATCATTCCAAGCATCGCGGTCCCCCTCTCCCTGATCGGCACGTTCGGCGTCATGTACCTCGCCGGATACTCGCTGAACATCCTGACCCTGATGGCGCTGACGATCGCAACGGGATTCGTTGTCGACGACGCGATCGTCATGCTGGAAAACATTGCGCGCTACCGCGAACAGGGAGCCTCCCCCATCGAGGCGGCGCTCAAGGGCGCCTCCCAGATAGGATTCACCCTCGTTTCGCTCACGATCTCCCTCATCGCCGTGCTGATCCCGCTGCTGTTCATGGGCGATGTGGTCGGGCGCCTCTTCCATGAGTTCGCAATCACTCTCGCCGTTTCCATCCTGATCTCGCTCGTCATTTCGCTGACGCTGACACCGATGATGTGCGCCCGGCTGCTCCCCCAGTCCACCAGCCACGACACTCCGGGATTCCTCGACCGGGTGATTGCGCGCTATGGAACGTGGCTCGACTGGGTCCTTCACCACCAGGGTGCCACGCTGCTGCTCACCCTCGGCACACTCATCCTCACCGCACTGCTCTATCTGGCCGTGCCCAAGGGATTCTTCCCGGTGCAGGACAACGCGGCGATCCAGGCTGTGACGGAGGCGCCACAGTCGATTTCATTCAGCGCCATGTCCGAGCGCCAGCAGCAGCTCGCCGCTGTGATCCTCAAGGATCCCGCGGTCGTCAGCCTTTCCTCCTTCATCGGGGTCGACGGCACCAACGCAACCCTCAACAGCGGGCGCATGCTGATCAACCTCAAGCCGCACAATGAGCGCAGTGAATCCGCATCCGATGTGATTGAACGCCTGCGCGAAAAGGCCAGGGCGGTGTCGGGCATCACCCTCTACATGCAGCCGGTCCAGGAGCTGACAATCGAGGACCGCGTGAGCCGGACCCAGTTTCAATTCACGCTCACGAGCCCGGATCAATCGCTGCTCGACGAATGGGTGCCCCGCATGATCTCCCGCCTGCAGGAGCTGCCCCAACTCGCCGACGTCGCGAGTGATCTTCAGCAGCAGGGTCTGCAGGCCTACGTGGAGATCGATCGCGACGCCGCCAGCCGCCTCGGCATAAGCATCGCCAGGATCGACGACGCCCTCTACAGCGCGTTTGGACAGCGCCAGATTTCCACGCTCTTCACCCAGACCAGCCAGTACCGCGTGGTCCTCGAGATGGACCCGGCGCTGGTGCACGGCCCGGCCAGCCTGGGAAACATCTATGTCGATTCCGCATCAGGCCAGCCCGTTCCGCTTTCGAGCATCACCCGCGTGACCGAGCGCCCCACGGCGCTCCTCATCAATCACGTCGGGCAGTTTCCGGCAGTCACGGTCTCGTTCAACCTCGGCCGCAATGCCTCCCTAGGCGAGGCCGTCAGCGCGATTGAAAAGGCAAGCACGGAACTCGCACTGCCGGCGTCCATCGAAATGCGATTCCAGGGCTCGGCCCACGCCTTCCGCGCGTCGCTCTCGAGCACACTCTGGCTGGTGCTGGCCGCGGTGGTCACGATGTACATCGTGCTCGGCATTCTCTACGAGAGCAGCATCCATCCGGTCACGATCCTATCGACCCTGCCCTCGGCCACTGTGGGGGCGCTGCTCGCCCTCAAGCTGACCGGCCGGCCGCTGGACATGATCGCGATCATTGGCATCATTCTCCTGATCGGCCTGGTGAAGAAGAACGGAATCATGATGATCGACTTCGCCCTCGAGGCGGAGCGCAAGCAGGGTCTGAGTCCGCGCGACGCGATTCATCAGGCCGCGCTGCTGCGTTTTCGACCAATCCTGATGACCACGCTCGCCGCGCTGTTCGGCGCACTGCCGCTCATGCTGGCAACCGGTTCCGGAGCGGAGCTGCGCCAGCCACTCGGCCTCGCCATGGTCGGAGGCCTGCTCGTGAGCCAGGTGCTAACGCTCTTCACGACCCCGGTGGTCTATCTTTTCTTCGATCGACTGACCGTTCAAGGCAGGCGTTCACGCGAACATGCCCGCGCGGCACAGGCCGCCGAGGCCGGCCTGCACACGGCTGCGCATTGA